The Angustibacter sp. Root456 genome has a segment encoding these proteins:
- the aceE gene encoding pyruvate dehydrogenase (acetyl-transferring), homodimeric type: MSSRDEAGPILNGIPSQLPDIDPDETQEWLESLDGVLEDKGRTRTRYLMLRLLQRAREMQVGVPSLTATDYINTIPPEAEPWFPGDEEVERRYRAFLRWNAAVMVHRAQRPGISVGGHISSYASSATLFEVGFNHFFRGADHEGGGDQIYFQGHAAPGVYARAFLEGRLGESDLDGFRQELSHPGGGLPSYPHPRLMPTFWQFPTVSMGLGPMNAIYQAQFNKYLHGRGIKDTSQQHVWAFLGDGEMDEPESRGLLHVAAFEELDNLTFVVNCNLQRLDGPVRGNGKIIQELEASFRGAGWNVIKVTWGREWDPLLAADRDGALVHLMNITTDGDYQTYRANDGAYIREHFFGRDPRTRKMVENLSDDDIWKLKRGGHDYRKMYAAYDAAMKHTGQPTVILAQTIKGYGLGPHFAGRNATHQMKKLTLDDLKLLRDSLRIPITDAQLEADPYQPPYFHPGPEDEVIQYALEARAKLGGSIPARRNHSKPLEQPGDKTYDVVKRGSGKQQVATTMAFVRLLKDLMRDPEIGPRIVPIIPDEARTFGIDAFFPTAKIYNPHGQNYVSVDADLLLAYKEATNGQILHVGINEGGSVAAFTAAGTSYSTHDIPMIPVYVFYSMFGFQRTGDGLWAAADQMTRGFLIGATAGRTTLTGEGLQHADGHSPILASTNPAAVSYDPAYGYEIGHIVRDGLRRMYGENSENVFYYLTVYNEPIVQPAEPEGLDVDGLLKGMYLLSPGQQDTGRPRVQLLASGVAVPWALEAQELLGQDFGVDADVWSVTSWNELRRDGLACDEQAFLAPEAEQRTPFVTQQLSGRQGPAVGVSDYMRAVPDQIREWVPTDYATLGADGFGMSDTRPAARRYFHIDGPSIAVRALQSLAARGEIDVALARDAAEKYRLLDVTAGTSGNAGGDA; encoded by the coding sequence GTGAGCAGTCGCGACGAAGCCGGCCCCATCCTGAACGGGATCCCGAGCCAGCTGCCCGACATCGATCCCGACGAGACGCAGGAGTGGCTCGAGAGCCTCGACGGCGTCCTGGAGGACAAGGGCCGCACCCGCACCCGCTACCTCATGCTGCGGCTGCTGCAGCGGGCGCGCGAGATGCAGGTCGGCGTCCCGAGCCTGACTGCCACCGACTACATCAACACCATCCCGCCAGAGGCCGAGCCGTGGTTCCCCGGTGACGAGGAGGTCGAGCGCCGCTACCGCGCCTTCTTGCGCTGGAACGCTGCCGTGATGGTGCACCGCGCGCAGCGCCCCGGCATCTCCGTCGGCGGCCACATCTCGAGCTACGCCTCGAGCGCCACGCTCTTCGAGGTGGGCTTCAACCACTTCTTCCGCGGCGCCGACCACGAAGGCGGTGGCGACCAGATCTACTTCCAGGGCCACGCGGCGCCTGGCGTCTACGCCCGCGCGTTCCTCGAGGGCCGGCTCGGCGAGTCCGACCTCGACGGCTTCCGGCAGGAGCTGTCGCACCCGGGCGGCGGCCTGCCGTCGTACCCGCACCCGCGGCTGATGCCGACGTTCTGGCAGTTCCCGACCGTGTCGATGGGCCTCGGCCCGATGAACGCGATCTACCAGGCGCAGTTCAACAAGTACCTGCACGGGCGAGGCATCAAGGACACCAGCCAGCAGCACGTCTGGGCGTTCCTCGGCGACGGCGAGATGGACGAGCCCGAGAGCCGCGGTCTGCTGCACGTCGCGGCGTTCGAGGAGCTCGACAACCTCACGTTCGTCGTCAACTGCAACCTGCAGCGCCTCGACGGCCCGGTGCGCGGCAACGGCAAGATCATCCAGGAGCTCGAGGCGTCGTTCCGCGGAGCGGGCTGGAACGTCATCAAGGTGACGTGGGGTCGCGAGTGGGACCCGCTCCTCGCGGCCGACCGCGACGGTGCCCTGGTGCACCTGATGAACATCACCACGGACGGCGACTACCAGACCTACCGCGCCAACGACGGCGCCTACATCCGCGAGCACTTCTTCGGCCGCGACCCGCGCACGCGCAAGATGGTCGAGAACCTCTCCGACGACGACATCTGGAAGCTCAAGCGCGGCGGGCACGACTACCGCAAGATGTACGCCGCCTACGACGCCGCGATGAAGCACACCGGGCAGCCGACGGTGATCCTGGCGCAGACCATCAAGGGCTACGGCCTCGGCCCGCACTTCGCCGGGCGCAACGCCACGCACCAGATGAAGAAGCTGACGCTCGACGACCTCAAGCTGCTGCGCGACAGCCTGCGTATCCCGATCACGGACGCCCAGCTCGAGGCCGACCCGTACCAGCCGCCGTACTTCCACCCGGGACCCGAGGACGAGGTCATCCAGTACGCGCTGGAGGCCCGCGCGAAGCTCGGCGGCTCGATCCCGGCGCGGCGCAACCACAGCAAGCCGCTGGAGCAGCCGGGCGACAAGACGTACGACGTCGTCAAGCGCGGGTCTGGCAAGCAGCAGGTGGCGACGACGATGGCGTTCGTCCGCTTGCTCAAGGACCTCATGCGCGACCCCGAGATCGGCCCGCGCATCGTGCCGATCATCCCGGACGAGGCGCGCACGTTCGGCATCGACGCGTTCTTCCCGACGGCGAAGATCTACAACCCGCACGGGCAGAACTACGTGTCGGTCGACGCCGACCTGCTGCTCGCCTACAAGGAGGCGACGAACGGGCAGATCCTGCACGTCGGCATCAACGAGGGCGGCTCGGTGGCGGCGTTCACCGCGGCGGGCACGTCGTACTCGACCCACGACATCCCGATGATCCCCGTCTACGTCTTCTACTCGATGTTCGGGTTCCAGCGCACCGGGGACGGGCTGTGGGCCGCGGCCGACCAGATGACCCGCGGCTTCCTCATCGGGGCGACGGCTGGTCGCACGACGCTCACCGGCGAGGGGCTGCAGCACGCCGACGGGCACTCGCCGATCCTGGCCTCGACCAATCCCGCCGCGGTCTCCTACGACCCGGCGTACGGCTACGAGATCGGCCACATCGTGCGCGACGGTCTGCGCCGGATGTACGGCGAGAACTCCGAGAACGTCTTCTACTACCTCACGGTCTACAACGAGCCGATCGTGCAGCCGGCCGAGCCGGAGGGTCTGGACGTCGACGGGCTGCTCAAGGGCATGTACCTGCTGAGCCCCGGCCAGCAGGACACCGGGCGCCCGCGCGTGCAGCTGCTCGCGTCCGGCGTGGCGGTGCCGTGGGCGCTGGAGGCGCAGGAGCTGCTCGGCCAGGACTTCGGCGTCGATGCCGACGTGTGGAGCGTGACCTCGTGGAACGAGCTGCGGCGCGACGGTCTGGCCTGTGATGAGCAGGCGTTCCTGGCCCCGGAGGCCGAGCAGCGGACGCCGTTCGTGACGCAGCAGCTGAGTGGCCGCCAGGGTCCGGCGGTGGGTGTGAGCGACTACATGCGGGCGGTCCCCGACCAGATCCGCGAGTGGGTGCCCACCGACTACGCCACCTTGGGTGCGGACGGGTTCGGCATGTCCGACACCCGGCCGGCGGCGCGGCGGTACTTCCACATCGACGGTCCCTCGATCGCGGTGCGGGCGCTGCAGTCGCTGGCGGCGCGGGGCGAGATCGACGTCGCGTTGGCGCGTGACGCGGCGGAGAAGTACCGCCTGCTCGATGTCACCGCGGGCACGTCTGGCAACGCCGGCGGCGACGCCTGA
- a CDS encoding YjbQ family protein — MESVELHLTTGDTQRVVDLSDRCAAFLAHVVAVDGLLNVFVPHATAGLAVIETGAGSDDDLLALLDDLVPGGGPSSGRWRHRHGAPGHGRDHVLPAIVAPSVTVPVLGGRMALGTWQSVVLVDTNVDNAERRVRLSFVAG; from the coding sequence ATGGAGTCCGTCGAGCTGCACCTGACCACCGGCGACACCCAACGCGTCGTCGACCTCAGCGACCGGTGCGCGGCGTTCCTCGCGCATGTCGTCGCCGTCGACGGTCTGCTCAACGTCTTCGTCCCGCACGCGACCGCCGGTCTCGCCGTCATCGAGACCGGTGCCGGCAGTGACGACGACCTCCTGGCGCTCCTCGACGACCTCGTGCCTGGCGGCGGCCCGTCGTCCGGTCGGTGGCGGCACCGGCACGGAGCGCCCGGCCACGGACGCGACCACGTGTTGCCGGCGATCGTGGCGCCGTCGGTGACCGTTCCGGTGCTGGGCGGCCGGATGGCGCTGGGCACGTGGCAGAGCGTGGTGCTCGTCGACACCAACGTCGACAACGCCGAGCGGCGGGTGCGGCTGTCGTTCGTGGCGGGGTAG
- a CDS encoding DUF6318 family protein, protein MITWGHLRRFVVGACAAVALVACQGSGEAAPTPSPVRPTEVSASGNPSASPTSTSEPSPSAEAEAWARVPKAAREHTFAGAQAFAEFYLEQLNQAWTAPDPQALADLATSRCGTCRQYTEVAVALRANGERYSGRVLTVRSAAWQPESTLARAVVYVNVVQEAATVVDSRGSTVRSERRTLGTSAVEVDWSDSHWRVSRIQQVVFK, encoded by the coding sequence ATGATCACTTGGGGGCATTTGCGGCGTTTCGTGGTGGGTGCGTGCGCGGCCGTAGCGCTCGTGGCGTGCCAGGGGTCGGGTGAGGCCGCGCCGACGCCGTCGCCTGTGCGACCGACCGAGGTCAGCGCGTCGGGTAATCCGTCTGCCTCGCCGACCTCGACGTCGGAGCCGTCCCCGTCTGCGGAGGCCGAGGCGTGGGCGCGCGTCCCGAAGGCCGCGCGGGAGCACACCTTCGCCGGCGCTCAAGCCTTCGCGGAGTTCTACTTGGAGCAGCTCAACCAGGCATGGACTGCCCCCGATCCTCAGGCGCTTGCCGATCTCGCTACCTCACGATGTGGGACTTGTCGTCAGTACACCGAGGTCGCTGTGGCTCTTCGAGCGAACGGCGAGCGATACAGCGGACGTGTGCTGACGGTACGAAGTGCGGCGTGGCAGCCAGAGTCGACGTTGGCTCGTGCAGTCGTGTACGTGAACGTCGTGCAGGAAGCGGCGACGGTCGTCGACAGCCGGGGAAGCACCGTTCGGTCGGAACGCCGGACGTTGGGGACGTCGGCCGTTGAGGTCGATTGGTCCGACAGCCACTGGAGGGTCAGCCGGATCCAGCAGGTGGTATTCAAATGA
- the fdhD gene encoding formate dehydrogenase accessory sulfurtransferase FdhD, protein MGRVTTRTPARRLQLDDDGLEVVEVVGRPDTVTVEEPLQVRVGGRPLTVTMRTPGDDFDLTIGFLLTEGLIGNAQDVATLMHCQDEGDDGRPTFNVVDVVLQPGVELPDVSLERSFFSTSSCGVCGKASVDAVRVRSPYDVAADTTSVSPAVLAAMPDALRTAQKVFDRTGGLHAAGLFTADGQLLAVREDIGRHNAVDKVIGWAAREGRLPLTGCVLFVSSRASFELTQKAMMAGIPCLAAVSAPSSLAIELARESGMTLAGFVRPPRMTVYAGGERLGLD, encoded by the coding sequence ATGGGACGGGTGACGACGCGGACGCCGGCCCGGCGGCTGCAGCTTGACGACGACGGCCTCGAGGTCGTGGAGGTCGTGGGCCGTCCGGACACCGTGACGGTCGAGGAACCGCTGCAGGTGCGGGTGGGCGGCCGTCCGCTCACCGTCACCATGCGCACACCGGGAGACGACTTCGACCTCACCATCGGCTTCCTGCTCACTGAGGGGCTGATCGGCAACGCCCAGGACGTCGCCACGCTCATGCACTGCCAGGACGAGGGCGACGACGGGCGACCCACCTTCAACGTCGTCGACGTCGTCCTGCAGCCGGGCGTCGAGCTGCCGGACGTCTCACTCGAGCGGTCGTTCTTCTCGACCTCGTCGTGCGGGGTGTGCGGCAAGGCGAGCGTCGACGCGGTGCGGGTGCGGTCGCCGTACGACGTCGCGGCGGACACGACGAGCGTCTCCCCAGCCGTCCTCGCCGCCATGCCTGACGCGCTGCGCACTGCGCAGAAGGTGTTCGATCGCACGGGCGGCCTGCATGCCGCCGGCTTGTTCACGGCCGACGGCCAGCTGCTGGCGGTGCGCGAGGACATCGGGCGGCACAACGCCGTCGACAAGGTGATCGGGTGGGCGGCGCGCGAGGGACGCCTGCCGCTCACGGGCTGCGTGCTGTTCGTGAGCAGCCGAGCGTCGTTCGAGCTGACGCAGAAGGCGATGATGGCCGGAATCCCTTGCCTGGCAGCGGTTTCCGCACCGTCGAGTCTCGCGATCGAGCTGGCGAGAGAGTCGGGCATGACGCTCGCCGGTTTCGTCCGGCCACCACGCATGACGGTGTACGCGGGCGGCGAGCGCCTCGGGTTGGACTAG